In a single window of the Desulfuromonas thiophila genome:
- a CDS encoding DUF4124 domain-containing protein, which produces MWRFVLIWMVFLGLLPAQGQAGPLYTWKDTGGQLHISDNLPECPENAKELQTRVYSGGRETAVQRQERLLREYEQERQLALANWQRREELQQKKLARAIEEDNDRRHALHEARLEQDIAYEKSLIDRWDDRRRPVYSLPGRRTRYQDAMRQSCSDGNAPHSPRLMARPHSQPVLPRSAGQRTVVRRLP; this is translated from the coding sequence GTGTGGCGTTTTGTTCTGATCTGGATGGTTTTTCTTGGTTTGTTGCCTGCACAGGGACAGGCGGGGCCGCTGTACACATGGAAAGATACGGGCGGGCAGCTTCATATCAGCGATAATCTGCCGGAATGTCCCGAAAATGCCAAAGAATTACAGACCCGGGTCTACAGTGGTGGCCGTGAAACAGCGGTGCAGCGTCAGGAGCGTCTTTTGCGCGAGTACGAACAGGAGCGGCAGCTTGCTTTGGCCAATTGGCAACGGCGCGAGGAATTGCAGCAGAAGAAGTTGGCCAGGGCCATTGAGGAAGATAACGACCGGCGTCACGCCTTGCACGAGGCCCGGCTGGAGCAGGATATTGCCTACGAAAAGAGTCTAATCGATCGATGGGATGACCGGCGCAGGCCTGTGTATTCCCTGCCCGGCCGGCGGACGCGCTATCAGGATGCTATGCGTCAATCCTGCTCTGATGGGAACGCGCCGCACTCCCCTCGTTTGATGGCGCGTCCGCATTCCCAGCCCGTGCTGCCGCGATCTGCTGGCCAACGGACGGTTGTGCGCCGGTTGCCCTGA
- a CDS encoding putative bifunctional diguanylate cyclase/phosphodiesterase, with product MTKAPSSGQAKSLSIFLIEDDTAHAELIRRAFQEQSPRVQLYQAASLAGYHALLKQHSPDLVLMDINLPDGRALQALADSHDHRAFPLLVMTAYGNEELAVEALKGGAFDYLVKSPDLFRRLPVIVQGALREWQLLQQRRQAQADLQASERHYHSLFESIDEGFCVMEVEFDDDGTVSDLRLREINRIFSAQTGLGPECLSHSIRELLPEIDPFWLQTYGAVARTGEAIRFQRPEQQLGRFFDVYAFRPDNGSRNQVAALYRDITEQKRYEEQLKHLATHDVLTGLANRTLLLDRLEQAIHYAHRSGRLVAALLFDLDRFKVINDSLGHNFGDQLLRAVAGRLQHCIRETDSVARLGGDEFVVILAEVADMKDIALVAGHLLEQLNQPYRVEDREIRLSASLGISLFPRDSDDSATLLRNADMAMYRAKRLERSSFLFYAPEMNQRLQETLELEEALRQALEQEQFLLLYQPKVNLVTGQICGCEALVRWQHAQRGLISPAQFIPLAEETGLIVPLGDWVLRQACAQTCQWRDAGLQPVPVAVNLSARQFRKGDLTQRLQSILQHSGLAAGELELELTESMIMDNPQQAVQIMHELKQLGLSLSLDDFGTGYSSLNYLRRFPVDNLKIDRSFIRDVATDTSGASVVTSIIQIAHNLGLGAVAEGVETRDQLDFLRRCGCDQLQGYLFSKPLPAEDFAALLREGRSLTPPI from the coding sequence ATGACCAAAGCTCCCTCTTCAGGCCAGGCCAAAAGCCTGAGCATCTTTCTGATCGAGGACGACACCGCTCACGCTGAACTGATCCGCCGCGCTTTTCAGGAGCAGTCCCCCAGGGTTCAGCTTTATCAGGCCGCCAGCCTGGCCGGTTATCACGCCCTGCTGAAACAGCACAGTCCCGATCTGGTGCTGATGGACATAAACCTGCCCGACGGCCGGGCCCTGCAGGCTCTGGCCGACAGCCATGACCACCGAGCCTTTCCCTTGCTGGTCATGACCGCCTACGGCAACGAAGAACTGGCCGTAGAAGCCCTCAAAGGCGGTGCCTTCGATTATCTGGTCAAATCACCCGACCTCTTCCGCCGGTTGCCGGTCATCGTGCAGGGGGCCCTACGCGAATGGCAGCTTTTGCAGCAGCGCCGCCAGGCCCAGGCCGATCTGCAGGCCAGCGAACGACACTATCACAGCCTGTTCGAATCCATCGACGAGGGTTTCTGCGTCATGGAGGTGGAATTCGACGACGACGGCACCGTCAGTGACCTGCGCCTGCGCGAGATCAATCGGATTTTCAGTGCCCAGACCGGTCTGGGCCCGGAATGTCTATCGCACAGCATCCGCGAACTGTTGCCGGAGATTGACCCCTTCTGGCTGCAGACCTATGGCGCCGTGGCCCGCACCGGCGAGGCCATCCGGTTCCAGCGCCCGGAACAGCAACTGGGCCGTTTTTTTGATGTTTACGCCTTCCGACCGGACAACGGCAGCCGCAACCAGGTTGCCGCGCTGTACCGCGACATCACCGAGCAGAAACGTTACGAAGAACAGCTCAAGCATCTGGCAACCCATGACGTCCTGACCGGGCTGGCCAATCGCACGCTACTGCTCGACCGCCTGGAACAGGCCATCCATTACGCCCATCGTTCCGGCCGGCTGGTGGCGGCGTTATTGTTCGATCTCGACCGCTTCAAGGTCATCAATGACAGCCTCGGTCACAACTTCGGCGATCAGCTGCTGCGCGCCGTTGCCGGACGCCTGCAGCACTGCATACGCGAAACCGACAGCGTTGCCCGTCTGGGTGGCGATGAGTTCGTTGTGATTCTGGCCGAGGTGGCCGACATGAAAGACATCGCCCTGGTCGCCGGGCACCTGCTGGAGCAGCTCAACCAGCCCTACCGGGTGGAAGATCGCGAAATTCGGCTGAGTGCCAGCCTGGGAATCAGCCTGTTCCCGCGTGACAGTGATGACAGCGCCACCCTGCTGCGCAACGCCGACATGGCCATGTACCGCGCCAAGCGTCTTGAGCGCAGCAGCTTCCTGTTCTACGCGCCGGAAATGAACCAGCGGCTGCAGGAAACACTGGAGTTGGAAGAAGCCCTGCGACAGGCTCTGGAACAGGAGCAGTTTCTGCTGCTCTACCAGCCAAAGGTCAATCTGGTAACGGGACAAATCTGCGGCTGCGAGGCCCTGGTCCGCTGGCAACATGCCCAACGAGGGCTGATCTCACCGGCCCAGTTCATTCCGCTGGCGGAGGAAACCGGCCTGATCGTGCCGCTGGGCGACTGGGTACTGCGGCAGGCCTGTGCCCAGACCTGTCAATGGCGGGATGCGGGACTGCAGCCAGTACCAGTGGCCGTGAACCTGTCAGCGCGGCAATTCCGCAAGGGCGATCTGACCCAGCGCCTGCAGTCCATTCTGCAGCACAGCGGTCTTGCCGCCGGCGAACTGGAGCTGGAACTAACCGAAAGCATGATTATGGACAATCCCCAGCAGGCCGTGCAGATCATGCATGAGCTCAAACAGCTCGGCCTGTCCTTAAGTCTCGACGATTTCGGTACCGGCTATTCAAGTCTGAACTATCTGCGCCGTTTTCCGGTCGACAATCTCAAAATCGACCGTTCTTTCATCCGCGATGTAGCAACAGACACCAGCGGCGCCTCCGTCGTCACCAGCATCATCCAGATTGCCCACAACCTGGGCCTGGGCGCCGTCGCTGAAGGCGTCGAAACCCGCGATCAGCTCGATTTTTTGCGCCGTTGCGGCTGCGACCAGTTGCAGGGCTACCTGTTCAGCAAGCCCCTGCCGGCAGAAGACTTCGCTGCCTTATTACGCGAAGGCCGCAGCCTGACACCACCAATTTGA
- the umuC gene encoding translesion error-prone DNA polymerase V subunit UmuC, translating to MPLFALIDCNNFYCSCERLFRPDLRRRPVAVLSNNDGCVVARSAEVKALGIAMGTPLFQIRHLVKQHDIVLFSSNYGLYADISARVMASLRAFSDHLEVYSIDEAFIDLTAAQADLASCGQAIREQLYRHVGVPVSVGIAPTKTLAKLANGAAKRFRQCHGVVDLSQPERQRRLLALTPLEEVWGVGRQLGPRLARLGIRTALQLAEMDVRFVRQRFSVVLERTVRELNGESCLELEEVPAPQKQLVCSRSFGERIETYDELRQALSQLVCQAAARLRHQALKAGIVTLFIRTSPHDTQQPYYGNRASTSLGEASNDSRVLLPLALRLFDKLWREDLRYAKGGVQLEGLCPADQVQPGLFHSPQDEGKGKQLMQALDRLNQSGRARVYFGAQRPEADWFMTRTLLSPAYTRSWDELPQVR from the coding sequence ATGCCGCTATTCGCCCTGATCGATTGCAACAACTTCTACTGCAGCTGTGAGCGCCTGTTCCGGCCCGATCTGCGCCGCCGGCCGGTGGCGGTTCTGTCCAACAACGACGGCTGTGTGGTGGCACGCTCGGCCGAGGTCAAGGCCCTGGGCATTGCCATGGGAACACCGCTGTTCCAGATTCGCCACCTGGTCAAGCAGCATGACATTGTGCTGTTTTCTTCGAACTATGGCCTCTATGCCGACATCTCGGCCCGGGTGATGGCCAGCCTGCGCGCCTTCAGCGATCATCTGGAGGTCTATTCGATTGACGAAGCCTTTATCGATCTGACTGCGGCTCAGGCCGATCTGGCCAGCTGCGGCCAGGCGATCCGCGAGCAGCTGTACCGCCATGTGGGTGTGCCGGTGAGTGTCGGCATCGCGCCGACCAAGACGCTGGCCAAACTGGCCAACGGCGCGGCCAAACGTTTTAGGCAATGTCACGGCGTGGTGGATCTGTCACAGCCAGAGCGGCAGCGTCGCCTGCTGGCGTTGACGCCGCTGGAGGAGGTCTGGGGGGTCGGCCGCCAACTGGGGCCACGTCTGGCGCGGCTGGGTATCCGCACGGCGCTGCAACTGGCCGAGATGGACGTGCGTTTCGTACGGCAGCGCTTTTCGGTGGTGCTGGAAAGAACAGTGCGCGAGCTCAACGGCGAATCCTGCCTGGAACTCGAGGAGGTACCGGCACCGCAGAAACAGCTGGTTTGTTCGCGTTCCTTCGGTGAGCGGATCGAGACCTATGACGAACTGCGCCAGGCCCTCAGCCAGCTGGTCTGTCAGGCCGCCGCACGCCTGCGTCACCAGGCGCTCAAGGCCGGCATTGTGACGCTGTTCATCCGTACCAGCCCGCACGATACCCAGCAGCCCTACTATGGCAACCGGGCCAGCACCAGCCTTGGCGAGGCCAGCAACGACAGCCGGGTGTTGCTGCCCCTGGCTCTGCGCCTGTTTGACAAGCTATGGCGCGAGGACCTGCGTTATGCCAAGGGTGGGGTACAACTTGAAGGCCTGTGCCCGGCGGATCAGGTGCAACCAGGGCTGTTCCACAGCCCACAGGACGAAGGTAAAGGAAAGCAGCTGATGCAGGCGCTCGACCGCCTGAACCAGTCCGGCCGCGCCAGGGTCTATTTCGGCGCCCAGCGGCCGGAAGCGGACTGGTTCATGACGCGGACGCTGCTGTCGCCGGCCTACACCCGCAGCTGGGATGAACTGCCCCAGGTGCGCTGA
- a CDS encoding NupC/NupG family nucleoside CNT transporter, which translates to MIIQPLLGLALFILLAWLLSENRRRFPLRLVLGGLALQLLLALLLLRLPGCRQLFWLLNQAVLALEQATAAGTGLVFGYLGGGPLPFAETGSASAYLLAFRGLPLVLLISALSALLFYWRILPWVVQGLSWLLRRTLGLGGAEGLAVAANIFVGMVEAPLIVRPYLARMSRSELFCLMSCGMATIAGTVMVLYASILRPLLPDIMGHILTASLISAPAAVVIAKVLVPENATPTAARLEVDTSVRGSMDAITRGTTQGIQLLLNIVAMIIVMVALVALVNQLLGLLWPGASLQGLLGQVLAPVVWLFGVPWAEAPTAAALLGTKTVINEFVAYLDMSRLPPGQLSERSLYLLSYALCGFANPGSLGILIGGLGAMAPERRPEIVSLGLKSLLAGTLATCMTAAVAALLLPA; encoded by the coding sequence ATGATCATTCAACCCCTGCTGGGCCTGGCCCTGTTCATTCTGCTGGCCTGGCTGCTGAGCGAGAACCGCCGCCGCTTCCCCCTGCGTCTGGTGCTGGGCGGGCTGGCCCTGCAACTGCTGCTGGCCCTGCTGCTGTTGCGTCTGCCGGGTTGCCGCCAGCTGTTCTGGCTGCTCAACCAGGCTGTGCTGGCGCTGGAACAGGCCACGGCGGCGGGCACCGGGCTGGTGTTCGGTTATCTGGGCGGCGGGCCGTTGCCCTTTGCCGAAACCGGCAGCGCCAGTGCCTATCTGCTGGCTTTTCGCGGGCTGCCGCTGGTGCTGCTGATCAGCGCGTTGTCGGCTCTGTTGTTCTACTGGCGCATCCTGCCCTGGGTGGTGCAGGGCCTGTCCTGGCTGTTGCGGCGGACGCTGGGGCTGGGCGGTGCCGAGGGGCTGGCGGTGGCGGCGAACATCTTTGTCGGCATGGTCGAGGCGCCGCTGATCGTTCGGCCCTATCTGGCGCGGATGAGCCGCAGCGAGCTGTTCTGCCTGATGAGTTGCGGTATGGCCACCATCGCCGGCACGGTGATGGTACTTTACGCCAGTATTTTGCGACCGCTATTGCCCGATATCATGGGCCATATTCTGACCGCTTCGCTGATCAGCGCGCCGGCGGCGGTGGTGATCGCCAAGGTGCTGGTGCCCGAAAACGCCACGCCGACCGCCGCCCGGCTGGAGGTCGACACCTCGGTGCGCGGCAGCATGGACGCCATTACCCGTGGCACAACCCAGGGTATTCAGCTGCTGCTCAATATCGTCGCCATGATCATTGTCATGGTGGCGCTGGTGGCCCTGGTCAATCAACTGCTCGGCCTGCTTTGGCCCGGTGCCAGCCTGCAGGGGCTGCTCGGCCAGGTGCTGGCGCCGGTGGTCTGGCTGTTCGGCGTGCCCTGGGCGGAGGCGCCGACGGCGGCGGCGTTGTTGGGCACCAAGACTGTCATCAACGAGTTTGTGGCCTATCTGGATATGAGCCGCTTGCCGCCGGGTCAGCTCAGCGAGCGCAGCCTGTATCTGCTCAGCTATGCCCTGTGTGGTTTTGCCAATCCCGGCAGCCTGGGCATTCTGATCGGCGGTCTGGGCGCCATGGCGCCTGAACGACGGCCGGAGATTGTTTCGCTGGGGCTGAAATCGTTGCTGGCCGGCACCCTGGCCACCTGTATGACGGCGGCGGTAGCCGCTTTGTTGTTGCCGGCTTGA
- a CDS encoding M48 family metalloprotease, with the protein MRYALAVCTLVLLLAGCAVNPVTGRNELALVGEDTELRAGAQHYQPSRQMQGGDYRTHPQVVAYVQQVGQRLAAVSDRKLPYEFRVLNDSTPNAWALPGGKIAINRGLLVELNNEAELAAVLSHEIVHAAARHGAKDMERNLLLQGAVLATGLAARNSEYAALATGGAAVGSQLIQQRYSRDAEREADAYGMRYMARAGYDPAAAIGLQQTFVRLAKNQQPDWLNGLFSSHPPSQERVEANRQLATTLPKGGTLGEERYRQALAPLLADCEAYAAHDAGRKALQAKDTAKALSLAEKALRLQPAEALFHGLRGDIRMAEKNPADAITNYDRAIARDDGYFHYYLQRGLAKKALGQTSAAVADLERSTALLPTAPAQQALGLVALQQGQRGKAKELFAAAAQSQSTIGQQARQAYQRLDLPEQPQRYLTTAVGLDGKGQLVLRIRNDSSLNVRQIVCLLQFSDSRQRRQQRSLTLAEVLPAGQQHQLKTGIGPLDPATLKSLSVRVSQATLAD; encoded by the coding sequence ATGCGCTACGCTCTTGCCGTCTGTACCCTGGTCCTGCTGCTTGCCGGTTGTGCCGTCAATCCGGTGACCGGCAGAAACGAACTGGCCCTGGTCGGCGAAGACACCGAACTGCGCGCCGGCGCCCAGCATTATCAACCCAGCCGTCAGATGCAGGGCGGCGACTATCGCACCCATCCTCAGGTGGTGGCCTATGTGCAGCAGGTCGGCCAGCGGCTGGCCGCCGTCAGTGATCGCAAACTGCCCTACGAGTTCCGTGTGCTGAACGATTCAACGCCCAACGCCTGGGCCCTGCCCGGCGGCAAGATCGCCATCAATCGCGGGCTGCTGGTGGAGCTGAACAACGAAGCTGAACTGGCGGCGGTCCTCAGCCATGAAATCGTCCACGCTGCTGCCCGTCATGGCGCCAAGGACATGGAACGCAACCTGCTGCTGCAGGGTGCCGTGCTGGCAACGGGGCTGGCAGCGCGCAACAGCGAATACGCCGCCCTGGCCACCGGCGGTGCCGCCGTCGGTTCCCAGCTGATTCAGCAGCGCTACAGCCGCGACGCCGAACGCGAAGCCGACGCCTACGGCATGCGCTACATGGCGCGGGCCGGATATGACCCCGCAGCCGCCATCGGTCTGCAACAGACCTTCGTGCGGCTGGCCAAAAACCAACAGCCGGACTGGCTCAACGGTCTGTTTTCCAGTCACCCGCCGTCGCAAGAACGGGTCGAGGCCAATCGCCAACTGGCGACGACGCTGCCCAAGGGCGGCACACTGGGCGAGGAGCGCTACCGCCAGGCCCTGGCACCGCTGCTGGCCGACTGCGAGGCCTATGCCGCCCACGATGCCGGCCGCAAGGCCCTGCAGGCAAAAGACACGGCCAAGGCGCTGAGTCTGGCGGAAAAGGCGCTGCGACTACAGCCCGCCGAGGCCCTGTTTCACGGCCTGCGCGGCGATATCCGCATGGCCGAAAAGAATCCGGCCGACGCCATCACCAACTATGATCGCGCCATCGCCCGGGACGACGGCTATTTCCATTATTATCTGCAGCGCGGCCTGGCCAAAAAAGCCTTGGGGCAGACCAGCGCCGCCGTTGCCGATCTCGAGCGCAGCACCGCTCTGCTGCCCACCGCCCCGGCTCAGCAGGCCCTGGGGCTGGTGGCCCTGCAGCAGGGCCAGCGCGGCAAAGCCAAGGAGCTGTTCGCCGCTGCGGCCCAGTCGCAATCCACCATCGGCCAGCAGGCCCGTCAGGCCTATCAGCGCCTTGATCTGCCGGAGCAGCCCCAACGCTATCTGACCACCGCCGTGGGTCTTGATGGCAAGGGCCAACTGGTACTGCGTATCAGAAATGACAGCAGCCTCAATGTCCGTCAGATTGTCTGCCTGCTGCAGTTCAGTGACAGCCGACAGCGCCGCCAGCAACGCAGCCTGACACTGGCTGAGGTGCTGCCGGCGGGCCAGCAGCACCAACTCAAGACCGGCATCGGCCCGCTCGACCCTGCCACCCTCAAAAGCCTGAGCGTCCGTGTCAGCCAGGCAACCCTGGCCGACTAA
- a CDS encoding amino acid ABC transporter ATP-binding protein, which yields MIRVEHLSKHFGPVAVLTDVNAHIRQGEVISIIGPSGTGKSTFLRCLNLLDQPSSGRILIDGQDILAAGVKVAQLRQRMGMVFQSFNLFPHLTALGNLCIGPVQLRGHSRVQAAARGLELLKMVGLAEKAHSLPHELSGGQKQRVAIARCLSMEPEIILFDEPTSALDPTMVGEVLAVIRRLARDGMTLAIVTHEMDFARQVSSRVFYMDQGIIYEEGPPQQIFEAPQQQRTRDFIRRVRCLEFRLKERDFDLYALFGQLDQFCEKHLLPKASALRLQLLTEEVLEWLKQQAGVFDVALTVAFHEQDALLELRLDCAGPPGNPLEQADSQDDIGLALIRNLCRQIDWQRQGERNLLSLQLDSRAP from the coding sequence ATGATTCGTGTCGAGCATCTGAGCAAACATTTTGGCCCGGTGGCGGTTCTCACGGATGTCAACGCCCACATCCGCCAGGGCGAGGTCATTTCCATCATCGGCCCGTCGGGCACCGGCAAAAGCACCTTTCTGCGCTGCCTCAATCTGCTCGATCAACCCAGCTCCGGTCGTATTCTGATCGATGGGCAGGACATTCTGGCCGCCGGCGTCAAGGTGGCGCAGCTGCGCCAGCGCATGGGCATGGTATTCCAGTCCTTCAATCTGTTTCCCCATCTCACGGCCCTGGGCAACCTGTGCATCGGTCCGGTGCAGCTGCGCGGCCACTCCAGGGTGCAGGCCGCGGCCCGCGGCCTGGAACTGCTGAAGATGGTCGGTCTGGCGGAAAAGGCTCACAGCCTGCCCCACGAACTGTCCGGCGGGCAGAAGCAACGGGTGGCCATCGCCCGCTGCCTGTCGATGGAGCCGGAGATCATTCTGTTCGACGAGCCAACCTCGGCCCTTGATCCCACCATGGTCGGCGAGGTCTTGGCCGTCATCCGCCGGTTGGCGCGTGACGGCATGACCCTGGCCATTGTGACCCACGAAATGGATTTTGCCCGTCAGGTTTCCAGTCGGGTGTTCTACATGGATCAGGGCATCATCTACGAGGAAGGCCCGCCGCAGCAGATCTTCGAGGCGCCACAACAACAGCGCACACGCGATTTCATCCGCCGGGTGCGCTGTCTGGAGTTCCGCCTCAAGGAACGCGATTTCGATCTCTACGCCCTGTTCGGCCAGCTCGACCAGTTCTGCGAAAAGCACCTGCTGCCCAAGGCCAGCGCCCTGCGCCTGCAGCTGCTGACCGAAGAGGTACTGGAATGGCTCAAACAACAAGCCGGCGTCTTCGATGTGGCCCTGACCGTCGCCTTTCACGAACAGGACGCGCTGCTGGAACTGCGCCTCGACTGTGCCGGCCCACCCGGCAACCCGCTGGAGCAGGCCGACTCCCAGGACGATATCGGCCTGGCCCTGATCCGCAATCTGTGCCGCCAGATCGACTGGCAGCGCCAGGGCGAGCGCAACCTGCTGTCGTTGCAGCTCGACAGCCGGGCGCCCTGA
- a CDS encoding ABC transporter permease subunit (The N-terminal region of this protein, as described by TIGR01726, is a three transmembrane segment that identifies a subfamily of ABC transporter permease subunits, which specificities that include histidine, arginine, glutamine, glutamate, L-cystine (sic), the opines (in Agrobacterium) octopine and nopaline, etc.), translating to MPFVARRLLKTLLLSLTLLLATLLPPLAGSLSAAPGPFSSLDDLAQARLGAVLGTLQGAYAEQAYPAAQLVWFNNLTDLLLATRGGKVDAALIDAISATALLPNWPDMALLDDDFMRYPLGIGFRPELADLRQRFDHYLASIRADGRYDQIHQRWFIADPQTAQMPPYPVKEPAARYILGVSVADLPYVAVVNNQVVGFDIELLRSFAAAENIALQIQILDFGALIPALAAGKVDLISDGIAITEERRQRVAFSAPYAEGRGAVLVLRQRLAQNPPSAAPQPQTLPARRFADLARGKIAIFIGTVQDAFLAQHYPQAEVVRLNTTADLVLAVRTGKVDAALIEGSTARLILKKNPELAILEERLQVLPLGVAFRRDRTDLRDRFNAFLRHIRENGTYQTLYQRWCVEDADEAVMPEIPHFSGGERGLAGVAVDDLPYVSLVNGEFTGFDIELLRRFAAHEHIDLQIRAYEWDALINALAAGKVDLVTDGIAISEERAKVVAFSEPYLDLNTVALVRRDRMAAAAPPAPEPFTSEPASTVVSAVPALASLQESLRINFVVEQRWRLIVQGLGATLLISAAATLLGTLLGAAICALRLSRQPLARRFAILYIATVRGLPVLLLLMLIFYVVFASVNISPLLVAVVAFALNFAAYVAEMFRSGIEAVDRGQTEAGIALGFTRLQCFRHIVLPQAIRRILPVYRGEFISLVKMTSIVGYIGVQDLTKAGDIIRSRTFEAFFPLIMVAALYFVVIWLLGLALDHLDRKTDPQRQRLETRP from the coding sequence ATGCCGTTTGTCGCCCGGCGCCTTCTCAAAACCCTGCTGTTGAGCCTGACACTGCTGCTAGCGACGCTGTTGCCCCCCCTGGCTGGCAGCCTCAGCGCCGCGCCCGGCCCCTTTAGCAGCCTGGACGATCTGGCCCAGGCCCGCCTGGGCGCGGTTCTCGGCACCCTGCAGGGAGCCTACGCCGAACAGGCCTACCCGGCAGCCCAACTGGTCTGGTTCAACAACCTCACCGACCTGTTGCTGGCCACCCGCGGCGGCAAGGTTGACGCTGCTCTGATCGATGCCATCAGCGCCACCGCCCTGCTGCCCAACTGGCCGGACATGGCCCTGCTCGATGACGATTTCATGCGCTATCCGCTCGGTATCGGCTTCCGACCGGAGCTGGCCGACCTGCGCCAGCGTTTTGACCATTATCTGGCCAGCATCCGGGCCGACGGCCGCTACGATCAGATCCACCAGCGCTGGTTTATCGCCGATCCTCAGACCGCGCAGATGCCGCCCTACCCGGTAAAAGAACCGGCCGCACGCTATATCCTGGGGGTTTCCGTTGCCGATCTGCCCTATGTGGCGGTGGTCAACAATCAGGTGGTCGGCTTCGACATTGAACTGTTGCGGAGCTTCGCCGCGGCTGAAAATATCGCCTTGCAGATTCAGATTCTCGATTTTGGCGCGCTGATTCCAGCCCTGGCGGCCGGCAAGGTCGATCTGATCAGTGATGGCATCGCCATCACCGAGGAACGGCGTCAGCGGGTCGCCTTTTCCGCTCCCTATGCCGAAGGACGCGGCGCCGTGCTGGTACTCAGGCAGCGGTTGGCCCAGAACCCGCCGTCAGCCGCGCCGCAGCCACAGACGCTGCCGGCGCGGCGTTTTGCCGATCTGGCGCGGGGCAAGATCGCCATCTTCATCGGCACCGTGCAGGATGCCTTTCTGGCCCAGCATTATCCGCAGGCCGAGGTGGTTCGGCTCAACACCACGGCTGACCTGGTTCTGGCCGTGCGCACCGGCAAGGTCGACGCCGCCCTGATCGAAGGCAGCACGGCCCGCCTGATCCTGAAAAAGAATCCCGAACTGGCCATTTTGGAGGAACGTCTCCAGGTACTGCCCCTGGGCGTGGCTTTTCGCCGCGACCGCACCGACCTGCGTGACCGTTTCAACGCCTTTTTGCGCCACATTCGTGAAAACGGTACCTACCAGACACTTTACCAGCGCTGGTGCGTCGAGGACGCCGACGAAGCGGTCATGCCGGAAATCCCCCACTTTTCCGGCGGCGAACGCGGCCTGGCCGGGGTGGCGGTGGACGATCTGCCCTATGTCAGCCTGGTCAACGGCGAATTCACCGGTTTCGATATCGAATTGCTGCGCCGTTTCGCCGCCCATGAACACATTGATCTGCAGATCCGCGCCTATGAATGGGACGCCCTGATCAACGCCCTGGCGGCCGGCAAGGTCGATCTGGTGACTGACGGCATCGCCATCAGTGAGGAACGGGCCAAGGTGGTGGCCTTTTCCGAGCCCTATCTCGATCTCAACACCGTGGCGCTGGTGCGGCGCGACCGCATGGCTGCCGCCGCCCCCCCGGCTCCGGAGCCCTTCACAAGCGAGCCGGCCAGCACGGTTGTCAGCGCGGTGCCGGCGCTGGCCAGTCTGCAGGAGAGTCTGCGAATCAACTTTGTGGTCGAGCAGCGCTGGCGCCTGATCGTGCAAGGGCTGGGAGCGACGCTGTTGATTTCGGCGGCCGCCACCCTGCTGGGAACATTGCTGGGAGCCGCCATCTGCGCCCTGCGACTGTCGCGCCAGCCGCTGGCACGGCGCTTCGCCATCCTGTACATAGCAACGGTGCGCGGCCTGCCGGTCCTGCTGCTACTCATGCTGATCTTCTATGTGGTGTTCGCCTCGGTCAATATCAGCCCCCTGCTGGTGGCCGTGGTCGCCTTCGCGCTGAACTTCGCCGCCTACGTCGCCGAAATGTTCCGCAGCGGCATCGAAGCGGTCGACCGGGGGCAGACGGAAGCCGGGATCGCCCTCGGCTTCACCCGCCTGCAATGCTTCCGCCACATTGTTCTGCCACAGGCCATCCGCCGCATCCTGCCGGTCTATCGGGGCGAATTCATTTCACTGGTGAAGATGACCTCCATTGTCGGCTACATTGGCGTGCAGGACTTGACCAAAGCCGGCGATATCATCCGCAGCCGCACCTTCGAAGCCTTTTTCCCTCTGATCATGGTGGCGGCGCTCTATTTTGTGGTGATCTGGCTGCTGGGTCTGGCGCTCGACCACCTCGACCGCAAAACCGATCCGCAGCGCCAGCGGCTGGAGACCCGCCCATGA